TTCTGCGACTTCGGATCCGCCACGTACAGCACAGTCGGAGTCTGTGCAGGTGAGAACCGCCAGCTCTGTACACACATCAGCCCTCAACTTACACACATCAGCCCTCAACTTAGCAGGTGTGGAGGTTTAGGCAAAAGCAGAATACTGTCagtgctggacatctgaaatggaaacgggaaatgctggaaacgctcagcaaATCGGGCAACCTGCTACTCGATCTGCTGGGTGTTTATAcaacatcttctgtttttattatggagATTAATATCATTAAACTGGATTAGATGAGGAGAGCTTTCTGTAGAAGCATGTACACACATGTTTTACTGGCACTGGCCAGTATTGTATTAGTGGGGTAGTATGATTAGCAAATTAATTTTATATATTCCCTCCTGAATTGGTGAATAATTTAGTCTCTGCTGTTGAAACTGTTTCGACTCATACTTGTAGTGAAATCGCAGTGTTTATCGCATATTTACTGTTATCTGAAATGTTTTGTCAGTTGAACTAAATTGCTTACAGGAATATCTTAATGTTTTTTGCAGCTAAAGAAGGGGCTCCTTGCTTGTTTGATGGTGTTGTGTACAGGAATGGTGAAACCTTTCAAAGTGGATGCAAGTATAAGTGCACCTGTCTGGATGGCTCCATCGGCTGTgtccctgtctgcagtgtggagaTTCGCTTGGCTAGCCCAGATTGTCCTATGCCCAAGAAGGTTAAAGTGCCTGGCAAGTGCTGTgaagaatgggtctgtgaagaacCCAGACGCCACACCATGGTTGGGCCTGCACTTGCAGGTAAGGTTCTTATTAATCATCTAAACATTCCAAAGAGACACCTTTAGGCAAACAACATTAACACTAAGGCTGTGTGCTTTGAAACTATCAgatgaaataaaatgaaacaaGAAAAAAACTGAAATTACATAATAGAATTGATTCAGCATAGCAATGTATTATAATTCAGCAACCCAGTTATTGTTACTTTTTTATTGAGTCTGTTTTGTTAATCTTTAAAACATACTGACTTAATTTTAATTAGCTAGTAACAATAAACGGTTTGAGCTCAACAGAAATGAACAACTGTTAATGTTTATTCTGTATTCAATGCAATCCTGGTCCCTGCCTGTCATGTTGCCAAACAGTtgatttattattatttttcttcATACAGCTTACAGAGAAGAAGCCACCTATGGCCCTGACCCTTCCATGTTCCGTGCCAACTGCCTTGTACAGACCACTGAATGGAGTGCCTGCTCCAAGACCTGTGGAATGGGCATCTCCAGCCGGGTAACTAATGACAACAGAGAGTGCAGACTGGAGAAACAGACGAGACTCTGCATGGTTAGACCTTGTGAAATGGATATGACAGATACCATTAAGGTAAAAGAAAATGCCCTTCCCAgatcaattaattttaaaaatgcaatcaAGATTTATTTTGATTTATATTGCATTGAATATTTTCTTTAATGGAATTTTATCTTCTTTCACCCCATAGAAAGGCAAAAGGTGTATCCGGACTCCAAAGGTTTACAGACCTACCAAGTTTGAATTCTCTGGCTGTACCAGTGTGAAGTCTTACAGAGCCAAATTCTGTGGTGTTTGCACCGATGGCCGATGCTGCACCCCTCACAGAACCGCTACTCTCTCTGTCGAGTTCAAATGTCCTGATGGCCAACTCGTAAAGAAGAAGATGATGTTCATCAAGACCTGTGCCTGCCACTATAACTGCCCCATGGACAATGATGTCTTTCAGTCCTTGTATTACAGGAAAATGATGGGTGACATGGCATAAACTGTGTAATCGATTTAAGACTTCTTAACTGGAAAGGTTTTCCATCTCCTATACAAAGGTCACTGCGTAACACAAAGGAAAATATTGGCACGCTGAAACATGATCAGTTATCAATTGAGAAATGGAAACATGTCAGAGCACTCAGCCTAGATTTTGAAACTGCATTGCTTGTACACTGTTAGCTGTAATATCATTGTAAATAATGTACATATGTGTACAGTTGTCTAAGTTAATTTAAATGTATGTGCCTTATATTGTTTATTGCTTGAGTACTGTAGTTATAGACTTGACAAAATGACTGTTCTttgatttcttttttatttttgaacAGTTATTATAACATTTGAGAAGTGTGACCAAAAGTTAAATGTTTGCACTTTTCTAGttcaaaataaaatatatttttgataCAAACTAATGCTTTTTTATTTAATACATCTACGCAAATGGAACAATTTTCTGTCACTTAACAAATTATCACAGTGAGATACTAAGAGTTGGCAGAACATATAATTTATTTCTAATCAAAGGTAATTTTTTAGATCAGTTTCATTGATATATATAGTTTATGTATTTATAATAGTGGTGAATAATGCATTCCTTTATACATAAAAATGGGTAATGCAGTCCTTCTCAATTTAACAATCTATGTGCCATGAAATGTAATTATACAGGTTTTTGGCAGCTTTAGTTCTCCATTCATTGAAAACTGACAACAAAAAAAATCAGTAGGATTTTGAACCAAGCATGCAAATTAGCATAAATGGTTAGTGGGGTATAAGCGACTAAGCTGGGATTGGGAAGAGGTGATAGTCTCTGTACCAAATAATTCAGACTGTGgattcccctcctctctccccatcagCTGTTTCATCTAAATTGGAAGAGACATTCAGCATACTGCAGTGATCCTAATGTTAACTAAAATCAGGCACAAAATCATAGGTAGTTTTTCTATTTCAAAGCTTCACAGAGAGaaatatgggccaggatttttcagtcagcctgCAGGGGT
The genomic region above belongs to Carcharodon carcharias isolate sCarCar2 chromosome 5, sCarCar2.pri, whole genome shotgun sequence and contains:
- the ccn2a gene encoding CCN family member 2a, translated to MKMFVGLKSMKFAPILLLALAYLVSAADECRAPCHCPEQPPLCPPGVSLITDGCGCCSVCAKQAGEVCTRRQPCDLHKGLFCDFGSATYSTVGVCAAKEGAPCLFDGVVYRNGETFQSGCKYKCTCLDGSIGCVPVCSVEIRLASPDCPMPKKVKVPGKCCEEWVCEEPRRHTMVGPALAAYREEATYGPDPSMFRANCLVQTTEWSACSKTCGMGISSRVTNDNRECRLEKQTRLCMVRPCEMDMTDTIKKGKRCIRTPKVYRPTKFEFSGCTSVKSYRAKFCGVCTDGRCCTPHRTATLSVEFKCPDGQLVKKKMMFIKTCACHYNCPMDNDVFQSLYYRKMMGDMA